In Chitinophaga sp. HK235, a single window of DNA contains:
- a CDS encoding FecR family protein: MNTRRIWELMARKLANEATAAELQELVSLLREHPDLELPAGLVDELWQKTTAASHEEQAADAHARHISRMQTLGISIGTPPATPLRPVRSYRRYLWAAAATTGIVLALGTWWWSSSNTLPAVQSEVATKNGSRTSIQLADGTRVWLNAGSKLTYSKDFGKNDRSVTLSGEAFFDVAKQADHPFIIHTTNMDIRVLGTRFNIRSYPGDKTTEAALISGSIEAIVKNNATRIILKPSEKIVVLNRTPAVRPAGTATAADSGAVTLSHVSYYAAQTTAITETSWMENKLVFKDASFAELAQQMERFYGVTVQFRNEQQQQLRFTGVFALETVQQALNALQMTASFHYEIQHDTIIIY, from the coding sequence ATGAATACCAGACGTATTTGGGAACTGATGGCAAGGAAACTGGCCAATGAAGCTACTGCAGCAGAACTGCAGGAGCTGGTGTCGTTACTCAGGGAACACCCTGATCTGGAGCTGCCTGCCGGTCTGGTAGATGAACTGTGGCAAAAAACCACTGCCGCCAGCCATGAGGAGCAGGCTGCAGATGCACATGCCCGGCATATCAGCCGTATGCAGACCCTGGGCATCTCTATTGGAACTCCCCCTGCAACACCGCTCCGGCCTGTACGTAGCTATCGCCGTTACCTATGGGCCGCCGCCGCCACTACGGGCATCGTATTAGCCCTTGGCACCTGGTGGTGGTCTTCTTCCAACACCCTACCCGCTGTACAAAGTGAAGTAGCCACCAAAAATGGTTCACGCACCTCCATACAACTGGCCGACGGCACCCGCGTATGGTTGAATGCCGGCAGCAAACTCACGTACAGCAAGGATTTCGGAAAAAACGACCGCAGTGTGACCCTCTCCGGTGAAGCCTTTTTTGATGTCGCCAAACAGGCAGATCATCCTTTTATCATTCACACCACCAACATGGACATCCGCGTGTTGGGCACCCGATTTAACATCCGGTCATATCCCGGCGACAAAACCACCGAAGCGGCATTGATATCCGGCAGCATAGAAGCTATCGTAAAAAACAATGCTACCCGGATCATTCTTAAACCCAGTGAAAAAATCGTGGTACTAAACAGGACACCTGCAGTACGTCCGGCCGGAACAGCCACTGCTGCTGATTCCGGCGCGGTAACGCTCAGTCATGTGTCTTACTATGCAGCACAAACCACCGCCATCACGGAAACATCCTGGATGGAAAACAAACTGGTATTTAAAGATGCGTCTTTTGCCGAACTGGCGCAGCAGATGGAACGGTTTTACGGGGTAACCGTCCAGTTCAGGAACGAGCAGCAGCAACAGCTCCGGTTTACCGGTGTATTTGCGCTCGAAACAGTCCAGCAGGCCTTAAATGCGCTACAGATGACTGCCAGCTTTCACTACGAGATACAGCACGATACAATCATTATCTACTAA
- a CDS encoding RNA polymerase sigma-70 factor encodes MLPANNIPELQRRISLYDDETAYKELFLHFYEPLVQFADSFVRSGQIAEEVVSDVFINIWEGRQRLEQIDNLRVYLYVSTKNIALKYLMRQQKKAALSLDEITPDMESPHYNPEEQLISAELLARFEQAVSELPPRCKLIFKLIKEDGLRYKEIAEILNVSIKTIDNQLAIALARIARAINTSFKKTQRLQP; translated from the coding sequence ATGCTCCCTGCCAACAACATACCGGAATTGCAGCGCCGTATTAGCCTATATGACGACGAAACCGCCTACAAGGAGCTGTTCCTGCATTTCTATGAGCCACTGGTACAGTTTGCCGACTCCTTCGTCCGTTCCGGACAAATAGCAGAAGAAGTAGTATCCGATGTGTTTATCAATATATGGGAAGGCCGTCAGCGGCTCGAGCAGATAGACAATCTGCGTGTATACCTTTACGTCAGCACTAAAAATATTGCCCTTAAATACCTGATGCGGCAACAGAAAAAAGCAGCGTTGTCACTCGATGAGATCACACCGGATATGGAGAGCCCGCACTACAATCCGGAAGAACAGCTGATCAGCGCCGAACTGCTGGCCCGCTTTGAACAGGCGGTGAGTGAACTGCCTCCCCGTTGTAAACTCATCTTCAAACTCATCAAGGAAGATGGTCTCCGCTACAAGGAGATCGCCGAAATTCTCAATGTCTCCATCAAAACCATCGACAACCAGCTGGCCATAGCCCTGGCCAGGATAGCCCGCGCCATCAATACTTCCTTCAAAAAAACACAGCGGCTTCAGCCCTGA
- a CDS encoding metalloregulator ArsR/SmtB family transcription factor, which translates to MNNNLQENEKALLILKSKGPQPLAVVAEALGITVEGARFQLLKLANDGLVQATSVSKGKGRPQQIWSLTKQGHCRFPDSHAELTVRLINSIRDTLGPEALQQVIESSKKTSLEKYLQATGSENTLEGKINKLAEARDAEGYMACVEKDGDGYMLIENHCPICVAAEVCQGFCTAELDTFRTVMGKDTQVKRVDHLLSGARRCAYRISPAQPGKAEH; encoded by the coding sequence ATGAATAATAATTTGCAGGAGAATGAAAAGGCGTTGTTGATATTAAAGTCCAAAGGCCCGCAACCACTGGCAGTGGTGGCAGAAGCCCTGGGTATAACGGTGGAGGGTGCACGCTTTCAACTGCTGAAGCTGGCTAACGACGGGCTGGTACAAGCCACATCCGTATCCAAAGGCAAAGGCAGGCCACAACAGATATGGTCGCTTACCAAACAGGGGCACTGCCGTTTTCCTGATTCGCATGCAGAGCTGACCGTCCGCCTGATCAATTCGATACGAGACACTTTAGGGCCGGAGGCTTTGCAGCAGGTGATAGAAAGCAGTAAGAAGACCAGTCTTGAAAAGTATCTGCAGGCCACCGGGAGTGAAAACACATTGGAAGGTAAAATCAACAAACTGGCGGAAGCCCGTGATGCAGAAGGTTATATGGCCTGTGTAGAAAAAGACGGTGACGGCTATATGCTGATTGAGAACCACTGTCCTATCTGTGTAGCGGCCGAAGTATGCCAGGGCTTCTGTACGGCAGAGCTGGACACGTTCCGCACGGTGATGGGAAAAGACACACAGGTAAAACGTGTAGATCATTTACTGTCGGGTGCCAGACGCTGTGCTTACCGTATATCTCCAGCACAGCCGGGCAAAGCGGAGCACTGA
- a CDS encoding TonB-dependent receptor: MKLTTLLLLACFLQVSAALKGQGTITLKLKKTEIAQVLSSIEQQGNYRFLYNNALTEIRRKVNVDVTNSGLDAVMNTVFAGTSLRYKLIENNLVVIMSQEIKVTGKVTSKSDGSPIPGASVSLKGTTKGAVSGPDGHYSLTVPDNGTLVVSFIGYTSQEIAVNNRQTIDIALEEAISQVQQVVVVGYGVQRKVDITGSITQVKGDEVSKQPVSNAMSGLQGKVAGVQIVNDGKPGAAPTIRIRGTGSVYGSQSPLYVVDGVWYDDISFLNPADIENMSILKDASSEAIYGIRAANGVVLITTRKGKAGRATVNYTGFVGMQKATNKVKMADAKEYATIINELSAINGKAPLLNPNDYGKGTDWFKEELRNALVTNHQLSVSGGTEKSTYNFSLGYLKQDGLVKTNDFNRITARLQNDFQVFEPLKIGYTVTAAAYNTNDIPDFYLGQLYTSAPVVAVRNPDGSYGDPALLNLGTGAGKNPQATLDFYDQNTKRRVVTGNVYADLRFAKHFVFHTSVGGEYGDSTIRNYTPQYSATTNQRNNISKLTRTNSNRQSWIVENTLTYDNKFGDHNLKVLAGQSAQQYKFYKLIATADNVPNSSEGDMYLRLGNTDGRSVKDEGDLYAVSSYFGRINYAYKDKYLLTASMRADGASKFYGNQRWGYFPSVGLGWVISEEPFLKNTKIFDNLKLRGSWGKVGNASVPGFLAVQRVTQDPFMTAIFGGGVYTGASINTIVPPQLYWERAAGTDIALEATVLQNRLFMEAGFYNRKTQQAIFEVPFPSSVGTQSGTILANQADFQNRGWEFAANWKDDLKNGFSYSVGANMSINNNKVLSVNTGGNPIYGGGDASTGGALATRTVVGQPIGQYYGYIVDGIFQNQAEVDASAQPKAKPGDFKYRDVNGDGVVDPKDRVPIGNPNPKYTYGINSSFSYKNFDLALEFQGVAGVDVYNANLGLRFGNENFTKEFYDKRWHGEGTSNTYPSANIGGGQNYLPNQFFVENGSYFRIRNIQLGYTLPKTVTERWKMQRLRLYLNAQNAFNFFKYRGFSPEIGGKPTGAGIDNSVYPLYATYNFGVNVTF; the protein is encoded by the coding sequence ATGAAACTCACCACGTTATTACTGTTGGCGTGTTTTCTCCAGGTATCAGCAGCGCTGAAGGGACAAGGTACCATCACCCTTAAGCTGAAAAAAACGGAGATCGCACAAGTGCTGAGTAGTATTGAACAGCAGGGTAACTACCGTTTTCTGTACAATAATGCTCTGACTGAAATCAGAAGAAAAGTAAATGTTGATGTGACCAATTCCGGACTGGATGCGGTGATGAACACCGTCTTTGCCGGTACTTCCCTCCGGTACAAACTCATCGAAAACAACCTGGTGGTGATCATGTCACAGGAGATCAAAGTGACCGGTAAAGTTACCAGCAAAAGTGACGGCTCGCCTATTCCGGGCGCCAGCGTTAGCTTGAAAGGTACTACCAAAGGCGCTGTCAGCGGCCCTGACGGACACTACTCCCTCACCGTGCCCGACAACGGCACGCTGGTAGTAAGTTTCATCGGTTACACTTCCCAGGAAATAGCTGTTAACAACCGCCAGACCATCGATATCGCCCTGGAAGAAGCTATCAGCCAGGTACAACAGGTAGTGGTAGTAGGTTACGGCGTACAGCGTAAAGTAGACATCACCGGTTCTATTACCCAGGTAAAGGGAGATGAAGTGAGCAAACAGCCCGTATCCAACGCTATGAGCGGCCTGCAGGGCAAAGTAGCCGGCGTACAGATCGTGAACGATGGCAAACCCGGCGCGGCTCCTACTATCCGCATCAGAGGTACAGGCTCCGTATACGGCAGCCAGAGCCCGTTGTACGTAGTAGATGGTGTGTGGTATGATGATATCAGCTTCCTCAACCCTGCGGACATCGAAAACATGAGCATCCTGAAAGATGCCTCCAGTGAAGCTATCTACGGTATCCGTGCAGCCAACGGCGTAGTACTGATCACTACCAGAAAAGGGAAAGCCGGCAGAGCCACCGTGAACTATACTGGTTTTGTAGGTATGCAAAAGGCCACCAACAAAGTAAAAATGGCCGATGCTAAAGAATACGCTACCATCATCAATGAACTGAGCGCCATCAATGGTAAAGCTCCGCTGCTGAATCCGAATGATTATGGCAAAGGAACAGATTGGTTTAAAGAAGAATTGAGGAATGCACTTGTTACTAACCATCAGTTATCCGTAAGCGGTGGTACAGAAAAATCAACCTATAACTTCTCACTTGGATATCTCAAGCAGGACGGTCTTGTTAAAACCAATGATTTCAACAGAATAACTGCCCGTCTGCAAAATGATTTTCAGGTTTTCGAACCATTGAAGATAGGCTATACCGTTACTGCAGCAGCCTATAATACCAATGATATTCCTGACTTTTATTTAGGTCAGCTGTATACTTCGGCTCCGGTAGTAGCAGTCCGTAACCCGGATGGCTCCTATGGTGATCCTGCTTTGCTGAATCTTGGAACCGGTGCTGGTAAAAACCCTCAGGCTACACTGGACTTTTATGATCAGAACACCAAACGCCGGGTAGTGACCGGAAACGTATATGCCGATCTTCGTTTTGCGAAACACTTCGTTTTCCACACCAGTGTTGGCGGGGAATATGGTGACAGTACCATCCGCAACTATACGCCACAGTACAGTGCCACTACCAACCAACGTAACAACATCAGCAAACTGACACGCACCAATTCCAACCGTCAAAGCTGGATCGTTGAAAACACCCTCACCTATGACAACAAATTTGGTGATCATAACCTGAAAGTATTGGCCGGTCAGTCTGCCCAGCAATACAAATTCTACAAACTGATTGCCACTGCCGATAATGTACCCAACAGCAGTGAAGGTGATATGTACCTCAGACTGGGCAATACCGATGGCCGCTCCGTGAAAGATGAAGGAGATCTGTACGCAGTATCTTCCTATTTCGGACGGATCAACTATGCCTATAAAGATAAATACCTGCTGACCGCCTCCATGCGTGCTGACGGTGCCTCCAAATTCTACGGCAACCAGCGCTGGGGTTATTTCCCTTCTGTTGGACTAGGCTGGGTGATCAGCGAAGAACCGTTCCTGAAAAACACTAAAATATTCGACAACCTGAAACTGCGTGGCAGCTGGGGTAAAGTCGGTAATGCTTCTGTTCCCGGCTTTCTCGCGGTACAGCGTGTTACACAGGACCCGTTCATGACAGCCATATTCGGCGGTGGCGTGTATACAGGTGCCAGCATCAATACCATCGTTCCTCCGCAGCTTTACTGGGAACGTGCAGCCGGAACAGATATCGCTCTGGAAGCCACCGTACTGCAAAACAGGTTGTTTATGGAAGCCGGTTTTTATAACCGTAAAACACAGCAGGCCATTTTCGAAGTACCTTTCCCCAGCTCTGTAGGTACCCAATCAGGCACTATCCTCGCCAACCAGGCCGACTTCCAGAACCGTGGCTGGGAATTTGCCGCCAACTGGAAAGATGATCTGAAAAATGGTTTCAGTTATTCCGTAGGTGCCAACATGAGCATCAACAACAATAAAGTATTGTCTGTAAACACCGGTGGCAATCCCATCTATGGTGGCGGCGACGCATCCACTGGTGGCGCGCTGGCTACCCGTACTGTAGTAGGTCAGCCTATAGGCCAGTACTATGGTTATATCGTAGACGGTATCTTCCAGAATCAGGCTGAAGTAGACGCCTCTGCGCAACCCAAAGCCAAACCAGGCGACTTCAAATACCGCGATGTGAATGGTGACGGCGTAGTAGATCCTAAGGACAGAGTACCTATCGGCAACCCTAATCCTAAATACACCTACGGCATCAATTCTTCCTTCAGCTATAAGAACTTTGACCTGGCACTCGAATTCCAGGGCGTAGCTGGTGTAGATGTGTATAACGCCAACCTGGGCCTGCGCTTTGGTAACGAAAACTTCACCAAGGAATTTTATGACAAACGCTGGCATGGTGAAGGCACCTCCAACACCTATCCATCTGCCAATATCGGTGGTGGCCAGAACTACCTGCCCAACCAGTTCTTCGTAGAAAACGGCAGCTACTTCCGGATCAGAAACATACAGCTGGGTTATACCCTTCCTAAAACAGTAACAGAGCGCTGGAAAATGCAAAGGCTGCGTCTTTACCTGAATGCACAGAATGCATTCAACTTCTTCAAATACCGTGGTTTCTCACCTGAAATCGGAGGCAAGCCTACCGGTGCCGGTATCGACAACAGCGTGTATCCGTTGTATGCAACCTACAACTTTGGTGTAAATGTGACCTTCTAA
- a CDS encoding RagB/SusD family nutrient uptake outer membrane protein, translating to MKRNKSLHINRIAGYALPILLTFTAGCGKSFLEVPPQGQQPAQEFWKSEADATKAMNAAYANLHEWRQVAFAALGVEDLGSDETEKGSDPNDASFFNNFDNFTVTASDGQVADFWKGQYQEINFCNQVLDNVPGIKMDEALKARYLAEAKFLRAYAHFRLVRAYGDVPLRLKVPKTPEEYDLPRTPKAEVWAAIEKDLTEAAAVLPQRYQATETGKATKGAALALHAKVAMYQKKWQDVLNYTNQVMGMGYSLFPDYEKMFRVQNENCVESIFEIQCQLIVGNKDASNSQYSQIQGVKDEPGGGWGFNTPTQALVDAYEPGDPRKIATILFRGTITAEGDSIRMAGVNRRFNYKSYVPFSMHRDGYNQGADQNIRVIRYAEVLLMNAEAANELGNSGQALSSLNTVRARARGGDNSILPDVTTTDPTQLRLAIWHERQIELAMERDRFFDVIRQGRAPQVFGPLGFKAGKNEVFPVPQTEIDISSGKLTQNPGY from the coding sequence ATGAAAAGAAATAAATCACTACATATAAACCGTATTGCCGGCTACGCACTGCCGATACTGCTGACCTTCACTGCCGGATGTGGCAAAAGTTTTCTCGAAGTGCCGCCACAGGGCCAGCAACCAGCACAGGAATTCTGGAAATCTGAAGCTGATGCCACCAAGGCCATGAACGCCGCATATGCTAACCTGCACGAATGGCGGCAGGTAGCCTTCGCAGCATTGGGCGTAGAAGATCTGGGATCTGACGAAACAGAAAAAGGTAGCGATCCTAACGATGCCAGCTTCTTCAACAACTTCGACAACTTTACCGTTACCGCCAGCGATGGCCAGGTAGCTGATTTCTGGAAAGGACAATATCAGGAAATCAACTTCTGCAACCAGGTGCTCGACAATGTACCCGGTATTAAAATGGATGAAGCGCTGAAAGCGCGCTACCTCGCAGAAGCCAAATTCCTCAGGGCTTATGCCCACTTCAGGCTGGTACGTGCCTACGGTGATGTGCCGCTGCGTTTAAAAGTCCCAAAAACACCGGAAGAATATGATCTTCCCCGTACACCTAAAGCGGAAGTATGGGCCGCCATTGAAAAAGATCTGACAGAAGCCGCTGCTGTACTGCCACAACGCTACCAGGCCACCGAAACCGGTAAAGCCACCAAAGGTGCTGCCCTGGCCTTACACGCCAAAGTAGCCATGTATCAGAAAAAATGGCAGGACGTGCTCAATTACACCAACCAGGTGATGGGCATGGGCTACAGCCTGTTCCCTGATTACGAAAAGATGTTCCGCGTCCAGAATGAAAACTGCGTGGAATCCATCTTTGAAATACAGTGTCAGCTGATCGTTGGTAATAAAGATGCCTCCAACTCCCAGTATTCCCAGATACAAGGCGTAAAAGATGAACCAGGAGGTGGCTGGGGTTTCAATACGCCTACACAGGCGCTGGTAGACGCCTACGAACCAGGTGATCCAAGGAAAATCGCCACTATCCTCTTCAGAGGCACCATAACCGCCGAAGGAGACAGTATCAGAATGGCAGGTGTAAACCGCCGTTTTAATTACAAATCATATGTTCCCTTCTCCATGCACCGTGATGGATATAATCAGGGCGCAGACCAGAACATACGCGTGATCCGTTATGCCGAAGTACTGCTGATGAACGCAGAAGCAGCCAATGAACTGGGCAACAGCGGCCAGGCCCTCAGCTCCCTCAATACTGTAAGAGCCAGAGCCCGGGGCGGTGACAACAGCATCCTCCCGGATGTGACCACCACCGACCCTACACAGCTGCGCCTCGCCATCTGGCATGAAAGACAAATAGAGCTCGCCATGGAACGCGACCGCTTTTTCGACGTAATCCGCCAGGGTAGAGCACCACAGGTATTCGGCCCATTAGGATTCAAAGCCGGTAAAAACGAAGTGTTCCCGGTACCGCAAACTGAAATTGATATTAGCTCCGGTAAACTGACACAGAATCCCGGATACTAA